Proteins found in one Subtercola endophyticus genomic segment:
- a CDS encoding NUDIX hydrolase family protein has translation MSVRTPDPNPGWLSDQELDEIRRRLPLLYVEAVPVRVDGLGQVTEVGVLLRVSPSGSMTRTIVSGRVMYGETLRDALFRHLEKDLGPMAFPQLPTSPIPFSVAEYFPLPGVSSFTDDRQHAVSLAYVIPVTGTCDPRQDALELTWMTPQEAVSDSIHAEMEGGRGALLRAALASVGRLY, from the coding sequence ATGAGCGTTCGCACCCCTGACCCGAACCCCGGCTGGCTGAGTGACCAGGAGCTTGACGAGATCAGGAGGCGCCTGCCGCTGCTCTACGTGGAGGCAGTGCCCGTTCGGGTCGACGGTCTCGGCCAGGTCACCGAGGTCGGCGTGCTGCTGCGGGTTTCGCCGAGCGGCTCGATGACGCGCACCATCGTGTCGGGCCGCGTGATGTACGGCGAGACGCTGCGAGACGCCCTTTTTCGGCACCTCGAGAAAGACCTCGGGCCGATGGCCTTTCCGCAGCTGCCGACCAGCCCGATTCCGTTCTCGGTGGCCGAGTACTTTCCGCTGCCCGGTGTCAGCTCCTTCACGGATGATCGGCAACACGCGGTCTCGCTGGCGTACGTCATCCCGGTCACGGGTACGTGCGACCCGCGCCAAGACGCCCTCGAGCTCACCTGGATGACGCCGCAAGAGGCCGTGAGCGACAGCATCCACGCCGAGATGGAGGGTGGTCGCGGCGCTCTTCTGCGCGCCGCCCTCGCGTCGGTGGGCCGGCTGTACTGA
- a CDS encoding nucleoside hydrolase, which translates to MAPSPHPIPVLLDVDTGVDDALAILFAVAHPGIRLLGISCVAGNAALPQVVQNTLGVLDAAGAAPVPVAGGAHRPLINPARDASHVHGADGLGGIELAPTTRATYEVDGHPVAAIEMMRQMLLASDEPVTIVALAPQTNLALLLRAYPEVVSKIERVLFMGGSASVGNATAVAEFNVWHDPEAAAIVLDSGVATFMYGLDVFNRVAVELEKAVSLQSSTRRAERLAGQLISHRMGVGAGKEPVYTGLIGDAGALCALVDPDALRTELVPVFVELAGATRGQTVVDRRRFPGEDSMHGLVARSGLTEVALEVDAQRYVDLYLSTIATLA; encoded by the coding sequence ATGGCTCCTTCTCCTCACCCGATTCCCGTGCTGCTCGACGTCGACACGGGGGTCGACGACGCGCTGGCGATTCTGTTCGCTGTGGCGCACCCGGGCATCCGTCTGCTCGGCATCAGTTGCGTCGCGGGCAACGCAGCGCTGCCGCAGGTGGTGCAGAACACGCTCGGCGTGCTCGACGCCGCCGGCGCTGCACCCGTTCCTGTGGCCGGGGGCGCACATCGGCCCCTCATCAACCCGGCCCGCGACGCCTCACACGTGCACGGGGCCGACGGCCTGGGCGGCATCGAGCTCGCACCGACCACTCGTGCGACGTACGAGGTCGACGGGCATCCGGTTGCCGCCATCGAGATGATGCGGCAGATGCTGCTGGCCAGCGACGAGCCGGTCACGATCGTGGCGCTCGCTCCGCAGACAAACCTCGCGCTGCTGCTGCGGGCCTACCCCGAGGTCGTCTCGAAGATCGAGCGTGTGCTCTTCATGGGCGGGTCGGCCAGCGTCGGCAACGCGACTGCGGTCGCCGAGTTCAACGTGTGGCACGACCCCGAAGCGGCGGCCATCGTGCTTGACTCGGGGGTAGCGACCTTCATGTATGGGCTCGATGTGTTCAACCGGGTCGCTGTTGAGCTCGAGAAGGCTGTATCGCTGCAATCCAGCACGAGGCGGGCCGAGAGGCTCGCCGGCCAGCTGATTTCTCACCGCATGGGTGTGGGCGCCGGCAAAGAGCCGGTGTACACGGGGCTGATCGGCGATGCCGGTGCGCTGTGCGCCCTGGTCGACCCGGATGCCCTGCGAACCGAGCTCGTACCTGTTTTCGTCGAGCTGGCGGGCGCCACCCGCGGCCAGACGGTCGTCGACCGCCGCCGTTTTCCGGGCGAAGACTCGATGCACGGGCTGGTGGCAAGATCCGGCCTCACCGAGGTCGCCCTCGAAGTGGATGCCCAGCGGTACGTCGACCTCTACCTCAGTACGATCGCCACCCTCGCCTGA